The following coding sequences lie in one Lolium perenne isolate Kyuss_39 chromosome 2, Kyuss_2.0, whole genome shotgun sequence genomic window:
- the LOC127330033 gene encoding uncharacterized protein produces the protein MDPISIEKIKAMRKYRRSRRQQQKKLLPTLTPYMVATCVLCLLLTSPAWFPRLCSLLISFLTTLPDLATAFLLSPKCLFVVGNLIVAFLINESRLAPRIPPASLVDVDGIHEEHVKRNVTSMATTTVVFTDQSAQVGVVWEGEEEEEEEQGEEELEKRVDDFIARVRRQRKLEAKSFFETDR, from the coding sequence ATGGATCCAATCAGCATAGAGAAGATCAAGGCCATGAGGAAGTacaggaggagcaggaggcagCAGCAGAAGAAGCTGCTCCCTACTCTCACCCCTTACATGGTGGCCACTTGTGTTCTTTGCCTGCTGCTCACTAGCCCTGCCTGGTTCCCCAGGCTGTGCTCACTACTCATCTCCTTCCTCACCACCCTCCCTGACCTGGCAACGGCCTTCTTGCTCAGCCCCAAGTGCCTCTTTGTCGTTGGCAACCTCATTGTCGCCTTCCTCATCAACGAGTCTAGGCTGGCGCCGAGGATCCCGCCTGCTTCCCTAGTGGATGTGGATGGCATCCACGAGGAGCACGTGAAGAGAAATGTCACGTCGATGGCAACGACGACAGTGGTGTTCACAGATCAAAGCGCTCAGGTTGGAGTAGTTTgggagggagaggaggaggaagaggaggaacaagGAGAAGAGGAGCTGGAGAAGAGGGTGGACGACTTCATCGCAAGGGTCAGGAGGCAGAGGAAGCTCGAAGCCAAGAGCTTCTTTGAAACTGATCGGTGA